In Sphingomonas sp., a single window of DNA contains:
- a CDS encoding sugar O-acetyltransferase: MPKSEKQKMLAGELYMAADPELAADAARAQDWMARYNAAPAQSAEDRHALLVAGLGHVGAGVTVRAPFHCDYGYNIRLDDGVFLNFGCIILDVVTVRIGTGTQIGPGVQILTADHPRDATARAQMLEFGRPVVIGRNVWIGGGAIILPGVTIGDDAIVGAGSVVTRDVPAGTTVVGNPARASAVTANSI, encoded by the coding sequence ATGCCGAAGAGCGAGAAACAGAAGATGCTCGCGGGCGAGCTCTACATGGCGGCCGACCCCGAATTGGCTGCCGATGCCGCGCGCGCGCAGGACTGGATGGCGCGGTACAATGCGGCACCGGCGCAATCGGCCGAGGACAGGCATGCGCTGCTGGTTGCGGGACTGGGCCATGTCGGCGCCGGCGTCACCGTGCGGGCGCCGTTCCACTGCGACTATGGCTACAACATCCGTCTGGACGACGGGGTGTTCCTCAACTTCGGGTGCATCATCCTGGACGTGGTGACGGTGCGTATCGGCACCGGCACGCAGATCGGGCCGGGCGTGCAGATCCTCACGGCGGATCATCCGCGTGATGCAACGGCCCGGGCCCAAATGCTCGAATTCGGTCGGCCCGTCGTCATCGGGCGCAACGTCTGGATCGGTGGCGGCGCCATCATCCTTCCCGGCGTGACGATCGGGGACGATGCGATCGTCGGCGCGGGCAGTGTCGTGACGAGAGACGTTCCGGCCGGCACCACGGTCGTCGGCAATCCCGCGCGCGCCTCGGCTGTCACCGCGAACTCGATCTGA
- a CDS encoding HAD-IA family hydrolase codes for MNRLALFDCDGTLVDSQASICLAMEHCFAGQKLEPPTRDAIRRIVGLSLVEAIAQLLPAAEDDLHRHLAEEYKRAYFALRTAGHIEDEPLYDGILEAIETLDANGWLLGVATGKSDRGLIRVLEAHGLRQRFVTLQTADRHPSKPHPSMIEAAIAEAGAAPETTVMIGDTSFDMAMAVAANALPLGVAWGYHTPHDLHAAGAVRVVEHASAIPAHLEAL; via the coding sequence ATGAACCGCCTCGCCTTGTTCGATTGCGACGGCACGCTGGTGGACAGCCAGGCGAGCATCTGCCTCGCCATGGAGCATTGCTTCGCCGGCCAGAAGCTGGAGCCGCCCACCCGCGATGCGATTCGTCGCATCGTGGGGCTCAGCCTGGTCGAGGCGATCGCCCAATTGCTGCCGGCGGCGGAGGATGACCTCCACCGCCACCTCGCCGAGGAATACAAGCGCGCCTATTTCGCGCTGCGCACCGCCGGCCATATCGAGGACGAGCCGCTCTATGACGGCATCCTCGAGGCGATCGAGACGCTGGACGCGAATGGCTGGCTGCTCGGCGTCGCCACCGGCAAGTCCGATCGGGGGCTGATCCGGGTGCTGGAGGCGCATGGCCTGCGTCAGCGCTTCGTCACGCTCCAGACCGCCGACCGCCACCCCTCCAAGCCGCACCCCTCGATGATCGAGGCCGCCATCGCCGAGGCGGGCGCGGCGCCGGAGACGACGGTGATGATCGGCGACACCAGCTTCGACATGGCGATGGCGGTTGCCGCCAACGCGCTCCCCTTGGGTGTTGCATGGGGCTACCACACCCCCCATGATCTCCACGCGGCCGGCGCGGTGCGGGTCGTGGAGCATGCGTCGGCGATCCCGGCGCATCTGGAGGCCCTGTGA
- a CDS encoding ATP12 family chaperone protein: MKRFWKTVTIVDGAIELDGRPVRTPARAALLLPTPQLAEAVAEEWRSVGEELDPRAMPLTGLANAAIDQIAPNPAPFAEDLARYGESDLLCYRAELPEPLVERQAAQWDPLLDWARTRYDVHFETTAGIMHRAQPPATIARLQEVVAALDTFRLAALSPLVTISGSLVAALALLEGVSDHETVWRAAMLDEDWQAEQWGEDELATRARNIRRADFDAAVRFLSLL, from the coding sequence ATGAAACGTTTCTGGAAGACCGTGACGATCGTCGACGGCGCCATCGAACTCGACGGCCGCCCCGTCCGTACCCCCGCCCGCGCAGCCCTGCTGCTGCCGACGCCGCAGCTGGCCGAGGCCGTGGCCGAGGAATGGCGCAGCGTCGGCGAGGAACTTGATCCGCGCGCGATGCCGCTGACCGGGCTCGCCAACGCCGCGATCGACCAGATCGCGCCGAACCCTGCGCCGTTCGCGGAGGACCTCGCCCGCTATGGCGAAAGCGACCTGCTCTGCTACCGCGCCGAGCTGCCCGAACCGCTGGTCGAGCGCCAGGCCGCGCAATGGGACCCGCTGCTCGACTGGGCGCGCACTCGCTACGACGTGCATTTCGAGACGACGGCTGGTATCATGCATCGCGCCCAGCCGCCCGCGACGATCGCGCGGTTGCAAGAGGTGGTCGCCGCGCTCGACACGTTCCGGCTCGCGGCGCTTAGCCCGCTGGTGACGATCAGCGGGTCGCTGGTCGCAGCGCTGGCGCTGCTCGAAGGCGTATCCGATCACGAGACGGTGTGGCGCGCTGCCATGCTCGACGAGGATTGGCAGGCGGAGCAATGGGGCGAAGACGAGCTGGCCACCCGCGCCCGCAATATCCGCCGTGCCGACTTCGACGCGGCGGTGCGCTTCCTCAGCCTCCTCTGA
- a CDS encoding spermidine synthase: MTPRELLDTADVPGGEPLRLFRRGDDHMIVLERNELMNSRMSGSEEALAVMTLERLGKREARVLIGGYGMGFTLRAALAVLGGNAKVTVAELVPKIVDWARGPMAALTNGCLDDPRVKIVFDDVGRVIADGQNAYDAILLDVDNGPDGLTRVGNDSLYSMRGLDSARQALRPGGILAVWSAAPDAPFARRMRDSGFQVEEVAVRARQNGKGPRHVIWFGQRR, from the coding sequence ATGACCCCGCGTGAACTGCTCGACACCGCCGACGTCCCCGGCGGCGAACCGCTGCGGCTGTTCCGCCGGGGCGACGATCACATGATCGTGCTCGAACGCAACGAGCTGATGAACAGCCGGATGAGCGGTTCGGAAGAAGCGCTGGCGGTGATGACGCTCGAACGGCTCGGCAAGCGCGAGGCGCGGGTGCTGATCGGCGGTTATGGCATGGGCTTCACGCTGCGCGCCGCGCTGGCGGTGCTCGGCGGCAACGCCAAGGTGACGGTGGCCGAGCTCGTCCCTAAGATCGTCGACTGGGCCCGCGGGCCGATGGCGGCGCTGACCAACGGGTGCCTGGACGATCCGCGGGTGAAGATCGTGTTCGACGATGTCGGCCGGGTGATCGCCGATGGCCAGAACGCCTATGACGCGATCCTGCTCGACGTCGACAACGGCCCCGACGGGCTGACCCGGGTGGGCAATGACAGCCTCTATTCAATGCGCGGGCTCGATTCGGCGCGCCAGGCGCTCCGCCCCGGCGGCATCCTCGCGGTGTGGTCGGCGGCGCCGGACGCGCCCTTCGCGCGTCGAATGCGCGACAGCGGGTTCCAGGTGGAGGAAGTCGCGGTGCGCGCCCGCCAGAACGGCAAGGGTCCGCGGCACGTCATCTGGTTCGGCCAGCGGCGGTGA
- the fumC gene encoding class II fumarate hydratase — translation MTGTRTETDSIGAIDVPADAYWGAQTQRSIQNFPFGPEERMPIGIVHAQAIVKQAAARVNVKHGLDPKIAEVIDQVAQEVIDGKLDDQFPLVIWQTGSGTQTNMNVNEVIAGRANEILTGNRGGKSPIHPNDHVNMAQSSNDSFPTALHIAAARAVTLDLFPALERLHTALDRKAHDWDHIVKIGRTHLQDATPLTLGQEFSGYVAMLASARARFQSVLELDIFKLALGGTAVGTGLNSPPGYAEDVAAEIAKITGLPFVSAPNKFEMLATKDQLVNLSGVCNTLAVSLTKIANDIRLLGSGPRSGLGELELPANEPGSSIMPGKVNPTQSESLTMVAAQVIGNHMAVTVGGMQGHFELNVFKPLIGANLLRSITLMSVGMTNFAERAVDGAVANEARIKELVDRSLMLVTALAPAIGYDAAAKIAKNAHEKGLTLKESGLALGLVDSATFDKFVKPETMIGR, via the coding sequence ATGACCGGCACGCGCACCGAAACTGACTCGATCGGCGCGATCGACGTTCCAGCCGACGCCTATTGGGGCGCCCAGACCCAGCGATCGATCCAGAACTTCCCCTTCGGGCCCGAGGAGCGGATGCCGATCGGCATCGTCCATGCCCAGGCGATCGTGAAGCAGGCCGCGGCGCGGGTGAACGTGAAGCATGGGCTGGACCCCAAGATCGCCGAGGTGATCGACCAAGTCGCGCAGGAAGTGATCGACGGCAAGCTCGACGACCAGTTCCCGCTGGTGATCTGGCAGACCGGCAGCGGCACCCAGACCAACATGAACGTCAACGAGGTGATCGCCGGCCGCGCCAACGAAATCCTCACGGGAAATCGCGGCGGCAAGAGCCCGATCCACCCCAACGATCACGTCAACATGGCGCAGTCGTCGAACGACAGCTTCCCGACCGCGCTGCACATCGCCGCGGCGCGCGCGGTGACGCTCGACCTGTTTCCCGCGCTGGAGCGGCTGCACACCGCGCTCGACCGCAAGGCGCACGACTGGGATCACATCGTCAAGATCGGCCGCACCCATCTGCAGGACGCGACGCCGCTGACGCTCGGGCAGGAATTCTCCGGCTATGTCGCGATGCTCGCCTCGGCGCGGGCGCGGTTCCAGAGCGTGCTGGAGCTCGACATCTTCAAGCTGGCCCTAGGCGGCACCGCGGTGGGCACCGGGCTCAACTCGCCGCCGGGCTATGCCGAGGACGTGGCGGCGGAGATCGCCAAGATCACGGGCCTCCCCTTCGTCTCGGCGCCCAACAAGTTCGAGATGCTGGCGACCAAGGACCAGCTGGTGAACCTGTCGGGGGTCTGCAACACGCTGGCCGTCTCACTCACCAAGATCGCCAACGACATCCGCCTGCTGGGTTCCGGCCCGCGCTCGGGCCTCGGCGAGCTGGAACTGCCGGCGAACGAGCCGGGCAGCTCGATCATGCCGGGCAAGGTCAACCCGACCCAGAGCGAGTCGCTGACGATGGTCGCGGCGCAGGTGATCGGCAACCACATGGCCGTCACCGTCGGCGGCATGCAGGGCCATTTCGAGCTCAACGTGTTCAAGCCGCTGATCGGCGCGAACCTGCTGCGCTCGATCACCCTCATGTCGGTGGGCATGACCAACTTCGCCGAACGTGCGGTGGACGGTGCGGTGGCGAACGAGGCGCGGATCAAGGAACTGGTCGATCGCTCGCTGATGCTGGTCACCGCGCTCGCCCCCGCCATCGGCTATGATGCCGCGGCAAAGATCGCCAAGAACGCGCACGAGAAAGGCCTTACCCTCAAAGAGTCCGGGCTGGCGCTCGGCCTTGTCGACAGCGCGACCTTCGATAAGTTCGTGAAGCCCGAGACGATGATCGGCCGTTGA
- the crcB gene encoding fluoride efflux transporter CrcB, with the protein MPNLFLVMLGGAIGSAARYGVGRAGVALLGPAFPWGTLAVNIVGGFLMGLLGASLLRFGSHAEQARLLLGVGVLGGFTTFSSFSLETFAMIERGDVLVALSYVLASVIGAIGALAIGMTLARAVTA; encoded by the coding sequence ATGCCTAATCTTTTTCTCGTGATGCTCGGCGGGGCCATCGGCTCCGCGGCCCGCTACGGCGTTGGCCGCGCCGGCGTCGCTCTGCTCGGCCCGGCCTTCCCCTGGGGGACCCTCGCCGTCAATATTGTCGGCGGTTTCCTGATGGGGCTGCTCGGCGCCAGCCTCCTGCGCTTCGGTTCCCATGCCGAACAGGCGCGCCTGCTGCTCGGTGTCGGCGTGCTCGGCGGCTTTACCACCTTCTCGTCCTTCTCGCTCGAGACCTTCGCGATGATCGAGCGCGGTGATGTGCTGGTGGCGCTGAGCTATGTCCTCGCCTCGGTGATCGGCGCGATCGGCGCGCTCGCCATCGGCATGACGCTGGCGCGGGCGGTGACGGCATGA
- a CDS encoding copper chaperone PCu(A)C: protein MRTLAGLVAVLGLGACSPQADGVKVDGAWIRLPAVAGQPGAAYFTLHGGREAETLVGVSTRAADKAEMHESAKNAAGMANMAQIANLDLPVGSEVKFAPGGKHVMLFGLVPNVHAGEKVPLTLHFASGHEATAVADVAVPGAEQR from the coding sequence ATGCGCACTCTGGCGGGACTTGTAGCGGTTCTGGGGCTGGGGGCGTGTTCGCCCCAGGCAGACGGCGTAAAGGTCGATGGCGCTTGGATTCGCTTGCCTGCGGTGGCGGGCCAGCCGGGGGCGGCGTATTTCACGTTGCACGGCGGGCGCGAGGCGGAGACGCTGGTCGGCGTGTCGACCCGTGCGGCGGACAAGGCGGAGATGCACGAAAGCGCCAAGAATGCCGCGGGCATGGCCAATATGGCCCAAATCGCCAACCTTGACCTGCCTGTGGGCTCCGAGGTGAAGTTCGCGCCGGGCGGCAAGCATGTGATGCTGTTCGGGCTGGTGCCCAATGTCCACGCCGGCGAGAAGGTGCCGCTGACGCTGCACTTCGCCAGCGGGCACGAGGCGACGGCGGTGGCCGATGTCGCCGTGCCGGGTGCGGAGCAGCGGTAG
- a CDS encoding TorF family putative porin — MRIPIAVAAFAALALPLAAQAQVLPKVSGGVELSTDESRRGLSWSENQLSASGDLSAGILGFDASARVAMVRESSRHAGADTVFDLEAGRGFDIGVFKLRGFVTGHVFTGAARAMDYVEVGADGRFSLGPLQLNGGATYAPDQGPIGGDNLYLHAGAAVGVPSTPFTVSGSIGHTTGSTDDLRAARLRPTGDYTDWRIGLEHVTGPLTLGVDYVGTDIDTNRAVSSPYADLQHSGNRVLGRARLSF, encoded by the coding sequence ATGCGTATCCCCATTGCCGTTGCCGCCTTCGCCGCGCTCGCCCTTCCGCTCGCTGCCCAGGCCCAGGTGCTGCCCAAGGTTTCGGGCGGCGTCGAACTTTCGACCGACGAGAGCCGCCGCGGCCTCAGCTGGAGCGAGAACCAGCTGAGCGCCTCGGGCGACCTGTCCGCCGGCATCCTGGGCTTCGATGCTTCGGCGCGCGTCGCGATGGTGCGCGAATCGAGCCGCCATGCGGGGGCCGACACGGTGTTCGATCTGGAGGCCGGCCGCGGTTTCGACATCGGCGTGTTCAAGCTGCGCGGCTTCGTCACGGGCCATGTCTTCACCGGCGCGGCGCGCGCGATGGACTATGTCGAGGTCGGTGCGGACGGCAGGTTCTCGCTCGGGCCGCTGCAGTTGAATGGCGGCGCGACCTACGCGCCGGACCAGGGTCCGATCGGCGGCGACAATCTCTATCTGCACGCGGGCGCCGCGGTGGGCGTGCCCTCGACGCCGTTCACCGTGTCGGGATCGATCGGCCACACTACCGGCAGCACCGATGACCTTCGCGCCGCGCGGCTGCGCCCGACCGGCGACTATACCGATTGGCGGATCGGCTTGGAGCATGTCACCGGGCCGCTGACGCTCGGCGTCGATTATGTCGGGACCGACATCGACACCAATCGCGCGGTGTCGTCGCCCTATGCGGACCTGCAGCACAGCGGCAACCGCGTGCTGGGGCGCGCCCGGCTTTCGTTCTGA
- the dnaJ gene encoding molecular chaperone DnaJ, producing the protein MTTEVDYYELLEIERTADDATIKSSYRKLAMKYHPDKNAGCKDSEAKFKAISEAYDCLKDPQKRAAYDRFGHAAFQNGGGGHHGGQGDFGAFSDIFESVFGEFMGGGARGGGRPQRRGADLRYDMEISLEQAFHGHSTDITIDVSGPCDSCHGSGATPGTKAKTCTTCAGHGKVRAQQGFFMVERTCPACHGAGEVIAEPCRTCRGEGRTDKTKTLKIEIPPGVDEGTRIRLTGEGEAGARGAPAGDLYIFLHVTRHSLYERQGTTLYANAPISFTTAALGGEIRIPGLDGEEHVIKIHAGTQSGREMRHRGAGMPVLQGRGRGDLVVRLEVETPTKLSGRQRELLEEFRKTETGEECPQSSGFFAKLKAALG; encoded by the coding sequence ATGACCACCGAAGTCGATTATTACGAACTGCTCGAAATCGAGCGCACCGCGGACGATGCGACGATCAAATCGTCCTACCGCAAGCTCGCGATGAAATATCACCCGGACAAGAATGCCGGGTGCAAGGATTCCGAGGCGAAGTTCAAGGCGATCAGCGAAGCCTATGACTGCCTGAAGGATCCCCAGAAGCGCGCGGCCTATGACCGCTTCGGCCATGCCGCCTTTCAGAACGGCGGCGGCGGCCATCATGGCGGCCAGGGCGATTTCGGCGCGTTCAGCGACATTTTCGAAAGCGTGTTTGGCGAGTTCATGGGCGGCGGCGCGCGTGGCGGCGGCCGGCCCCAGCGGCGCGGCGCGGACCTGCGCTACGACATGGAAATCTCGCTCGAACAGGCGTTCCACGGCCATTCGACCGACATCACCATCGACGTCTCGGGCCCCTGCGACAGCTGCCACGGCTCGGGCGCCACGCCCGGCACCAAGGCCAAGACCTGCACCACCTGCGCCGGCCACGGCAAGGTGCGCGCGCAGCAGGGCTTCTTCATGGTCGAGCGCACCTGCCCCGCCTGCCACGGCGCCGGCGAGGTGATCGCCGAACCCTGCCGCACGTGCCGCGGCGAGGGCCGGACCGACAAGACCAAGACGCTCAAGATCGAGATTCCGCCCGGCGTCGACGAAGGCACCCGCATCCGCCTGACCGGCGAGGGCGAGGCCGGCGCGCGCGGGGCACCCGCGGGCGATCTCTACATCTTCCTTCACGTGACGCGCCATTCGCTCTACGAGCGGCAGGGCACGACGCTGTACGCCAATGCGCCGATCAGCTTCACGACGGCGGCACTGGGCGGCGAGATCCGCATCCCGGGGCTCGACGGCGAGGAGCATGTGATCAAGATCCATGCCGGCACCCAGTCCGGCCGCGAGATGCGCCATCGCGGCGCCGGCATGCCGGTGCTCCAGGGCCGCGGCCGCGGCGACCTGGTCGTGCGGCTGGAGGTGGAGACGCCGACCAAGCTCAGCGGCCGCCAGCGCGAACTGCTCGAGGAATTCCGCAAGACCGAGACGGGCGAGGAATGCCCGCAGTCGAGCGGGTTTTTCGCCAAGCTGAAGGCGGCGCTCGGTTGA
- a CDS encoding RluA family pseudouridine synthase, giving the protein MSAAEDGVRQFVVGYDDEGIRLDRWFKRHLPDVSFNIVSRWARTGQLRVDGARATPGDRLAAGQQIRVPPAEPAKAAAAAAPRAKRAPKPLSAEQTAFAQSLVIHRDDAALVLNKPPGLATQGGTKTFEHVDELLDGLWFEAEGRPKLVHRLDKDTSGALLVARSARAAAFFSKSFSSRTARKIYWALVMGVPDIEDGFIELPIGKQPGTGGEKMQVDMEEGSPARTRYRVIEMAGNRCAWVELQPFTGRTHQLRVHMAAIGHPIVGDGKYGLQEAFLTGGISRKMHLHARRIRIDHPDGSRIDVRAELPHHFAESMHTLGFDLSVGNALEIDDGPPPMSKELLKQKAKAHAKTYRKERRGERRGRGEKK; this is encoded by the coding sequence ATGAGCGCCGCCGAGGACGGCGTCCGCCAGTTTGTCGTCGGCTATGACGATGAAGGCATCCGGCTCGACCGCTGGTTCAAGCGGCACCTGCCGGACGTAAGCTTCAACATCGTCTCGCGCTGGGCCCGCACCGGCCAGCTGCGGGTCGACGGCGCCCGCGCCACGCCGGGCGATCGCCTCGCCGCCGGCCAGCAGATCCGCGTCCCCCCGGCCGAGCCGGCCAAGGCCGCGGCGGCTGCCGCCCCGCGCGCCAAGCGGGCGCCCAAGCCGCTCAGCGCGGAACAGACGGCGTTTGCGCAGTCGCTGGTGATCCACCGCGACGACGCGGCGCTGGTGCTCAACAAGCCGCCGGGCCTCGCGACCCAGGGCGGCACCAAGACGTTCGAGCATGTCGACGAGCTGCTCGACGGGCTGTGGTTCGAGGCCGAAGGCAGGCCCAAGCTGGTCCACCGGCTCGACAAGGACACGTCGGGTGCGCTGCTGGTCGCCCGCTCGGCGCGCGCCGCAGCGTTCTTCTCGAAGAGCTTCTCCAGCCGCACCGCGCGGAAGATCTACTGGGCGCTGGTGATGGGCGTGCCGGACATCGAGGACGGCTTCATCGAGCTGCCGATCGGCAAGCAGCCGGGCACCGGCGGCGAGAAGATGCAGGTCGACATGGAAGAAGGCTCGCCCGCCCGCACCCGCTACCGGGTGATCGAGATGGCCGGCAATCGCTGCGCCTGGGTCGAGCTCCAGCCCTTCACCGGCCGCACCCACCAGCTGCGCGTCCATATGGCGGCGATCGGTCACCCGATCGTCGGGGACGGCAAATATGGACTGCAGGAGGCGTTCCTCACCGGGGGCATCAGCCGCAAGATGCACCTCCATGCCCGCCGCATCCGCATCGACCATCCCGATGGCAGCCGCATCGACGTCCGCGCCGAGCTGCCGCACCATTTCGCCGAGTCGATGCACACGCTGGGCTTCGACCTGAGCGTGGGCAATGCGCTGGAGATCGACGACGGTCCCCCGCCGATGAGCAAGGAACTGCTCAAGCAAAAGGCCAAGGCCCACGCCAAGACCTACCGTAAGGAACGCCGCGGCGAACGGCGGGGCCGCGGGGAGAAGAAGTGA
- the dnaK gene encoding molecular chaperone DnaK — protein sequence MAKVIGIDLGTTNSCVAVMEGGKPKVIENVEGARTTPSIVAFAKDGERLIGQPAKRQAVTNPDNTIFAVKRLIGRRFDDPVTKKDTELVPYTIARGTNGDAWVKAGGEEYSPSQISAFILQKMKETAESYLGESVTQAVITVPAYFNDAQRQATKDAGKIAGLEVLRIINEPTAAALAYGLDKDNNKTIVVYDLGGGTFDISVLEIGDGVFEVKATNGDTFLGGEDFDNKIVDYLADQFKKKEGLDLRTDKLALQRLKESAEKAKIELSSAATTEINLPFITARMEGGATTPLHLVETITRADLERLVDDLIKRTLEPCRKALADAGVKAEAIDEVVLVGGMTRMPKVRQVVKDFFGKEPHTGVNPDEVVAIGAAIQAGVLQGDVKDVLLLDVTPLSLGIETLGGVFTRMIDRNTTIPTKKSQVYSTADDNQQAVTIRVFQGEREMAADNKMLGQFDLVGIPPAPRGVPQIEVTFDIDANGIVNVSAKDKGTGKEQQIRIQASGGLNDSDIEQMVRDAEKFAEEDKKRRAAAEAKNNAESLVHTTERQLQENGDKVDASLKGEIEAAIAETKSAIESGDADAMTAKAQELAQVAMKLGQAIYEKQAAESASPNAGGTAPGGEAGAEDVVDAEFSEVDDNKA from the coding sequence ATGGCTAAAGTTATCGGTATCGACCTGGGCACGACCAACAGCTGCGTTGCTGTGATGGAAGGCGGCAAGCCCAAGGTCATCGAGAATGTCGAAGGCGCACGCACCACGCCGTCGATCGTCGCCTTCGCCAAGGATGGCGAGCGTCTGATCGGCCAGCCGGCCAAGCGCCAGGCGGTGACCAACCCGGACAACACCATCTTCGCAGTGAAGCGCCTGATCGGCCGCCGCTTCGACGACCCCGTGACCAAGAAGGACACCGAGCTGGTGCCCTACACGATCGCGCGCGGCACGAACGGCGATGCGTGGGTCAAGGCCGGCGGCGAAGAGTATAGCCCGTCGCAGATCTCGGCCTTCATCCTGCAGAAGATGAAGGAAACCGCCGAGTCGTACCTCGGCGAGAGCGTGACGCAGGCCGTCATCACCGTGCCGGCCTACTTCAACGACGCCCAGCGCCAGGCGACCAAGGACGCCGGCAAGATCGCGGGCCTCGAAGTGCTGCGCATCATCAACGAGCCGACGGCCGCGGCGCTCGCCTATGGCCTCGACAAGGACAACAACAAGACCATCGTGGTCTATGACCTTGGCGGCGGCACCTTCGACATCTCCGTGCTGGAGATCGGCGACGGCGTGTTCGAAGTGAAGGCGACGAATGGCGACACCTTCCTCGGCGGCGAGGATTTCGACAACAAGATCGTCGATTACCTGGCCGACCAGTTTAAGAAGAAGGAAGGCCTCGACCTCCGCACCGACAAGCTGGCGCTGCAGCGCCTGAAGGAATCGGCCGAGAAGGCGAAGATCGAGCTGTCGTCGGCTGCGACGACCGAGATCAACCTGCCCTTCATCACCGCCCGCATGGAAGGTGGCGCGACCACCCCGCTGCACCTGGTGGAGACGATCACCCGCGCCGATCTGGAGCGTCTGGTCGATGATCTGATCAAGCGCACCCTCGAGCCGTGCCGCAAGGCGCTGGCCGATGCGGGCGTCAAGGCCGAGGCGATCGACGAAGTCGTGCTCGTCGGCGGCATGACCCGCATGCCCAAGGTCCGTCAGGTTGTGAAGGACTTCTTCGGCAAGGAGCCCCACACCGGCGTGAACCCGGACGAAGTCGTCGCCATTGGTGCTGCGATCCAGGCCGGCGTGCTCCAGGGCGACGTCAAGGACGTGCTGCTGCTCGACGTGACCCCGCTGTCGCTGGGCATCGAGACGCTGGGCGGCGTGTTCACCCGCATGATCGACCGCAACACGACGATCCCGACCAAGAAGTCGCAGGTCTACTCGACTGCCGATGACAATCAGCAGGCGGTGACGATCCGCGTCTTCCAGGGCGAGCGCGAGATGGCGGCCGACAACAAGATGCTCGGTCAGTTCGACCTCGTCGGCATTCCGCCGGCGCCCCGCGGCGTGCCGCAGATCGAAGTTACCTTCGACATCGACGCGAACGGCATCGTCAACGTGTCCGCCAAGGACAAGGGCACTGGCAAGGAGCAGCAGATCCGCATCCAGGCCTCGGGTGGTCTGAACGACTCCGACATCGAGCAGATGGTGCGCGATGCCGAGAAGTTCGCCGAAGAGGACAAGAAGCGTCGTGCCGCGGCCGAAGCCAAGAACAACGCCGAGAGCCTCGTCCACACCACGGAGCGCCAGCTCCAGGAGAATGGCGACAAGGTCGATGCGTCGCTGAAGGGCGAGATCGAGGCAGCGATCGCCGAGACCAAGTCGGCGATCGAGAGCGGCGATGCCGATGCGATGACCGCCAAGGCGCAGGAGCTCGCCCAGGTGGCGATGAAGCTCGGCCAGGCGATCTACGAGAAGCAGGCTGCCGAAAGCGCCTCGCCGAACGCGGGCGGCACCGCTCCCGGCGGCGAAGCCGGAGCCGAGGACGTGGTCGACGCCGAGTTCTCGGAAGTGGACGACAACAAGGCGTAA
- the gmk gene encoding guanylate kinase — protein MAHTHQNDPHGFHRRGVLFVLSSPSGAGKSTIARKLLAAEPDLAVSVSVTTREPRPGEVNGVDYTFVSVDRFREMVSQHHFIEWAHVFKHRYGTPKGPVDAVLATGRDMLFDIDWQGAQQLHQTMGGDVVRVFILPPSMAELHRRLEGRQTDSPEVIAHRMARASNEVSHWDGYDYVLVNDDADKCFEAVHTILKAERLKRSRQTGLIGFIRGLMKRGDPTGESSDVL, from the coding sequence ATGGCCCATACGCACCAGAACGACCCGCATGGATTCCATCGCCGCGGGGTTTTGTTTGTCCTTTCCTCGCCCTCGGGCGCCGGCAAGTCGACTATCGCCCGCAAGCTGCTGGCAGCCGAACCCGATCTCGCCGTCTCCGTCTCGGTGACCACGCGCGAGCCGCGGCCGGGCGAAGTGAACGGGGTCGACTATACGTTCGTCAGTGTCGACCGGTTCCGCGAGATGGTCTCGCAGCACCATTTCATCGAATGGGCGCACGTCTTCAAGCATCGCTACGGCACGCCGAAGGGGCCCGTGGACGCGGTGCTCGCCACCGGCCGAGACATGCTGTTCGACATTGATTGGCAGGGCGCCCAGCAGCTCCACCAGACGATGGGCGGGGACGTGGTCCGCGTGTTCATCCTGCCGCCCTCGATGGCCGAGCTCCACCGCCGCCTCGAAGGCCGCCAGACCGACTCGCCCGAGGTGATCGCCCACCGCATGGCCCGCGCCTCGAACGAGGTGAGCCACTGGGACGGCTATGATTACGTCCTGGTCAACGACGATGCCGACAAGTGCTTCGAGGCCGTCCACACCATCCTCAAGGCCGAGCGGCTCAAGCGCTCGCGCCAGACCGGTCTGATCGGCTTTATCCGCGGGCTGATGAAGCGCGGCGATCCCACCGGCGAATCGTCCGACGTCCTCTGA